From the Paenibacillus sp. MMS20-IR301 genome, the window CAGTGTGCCGGGTGCCATATGAACCCGGCTGCGGGCGGCGGCAGTCCGCCGGGTAATCTCCTTCCCGCTTACATCCACCATGCGGGCTCTGCCCTGTTCATTGAAATGACTTAACTCCATAGCATCTTCTCCTCCCGGCAATTCCAGATGCCGTTCTCCGTAATCAGCATATCTATTAAGGCATCATGCTCTTCCAGCGGCACTTCAGGCACGACCTGCAGATTATAGGCGAGCCCGATCCACAGCGGCCGGACAGTTTCCTGAGCTCCGGCTGTCCCGGCCGCCCGCAAGCGGTCATAGTACCCCTGTCCGTAGCCAAGCCGTCCGCCGCGCCGGTCGAAAGCGAGGCCGGGCACGAATACAGCCTCCGGCAGTCCGGAGTCTGCTGCAGGGACGGCTCCCCCGGCTGCAGGCTCCGGTATGCCATAGGCGCCGGGCACAAGCTCATCCCAGGAACGAACGGGATGAATGCCCAGTGTACCTGCCTCCCGGTTAACCCGGGGAAGCAGCACCTCGCAGTTCTCCGCCCAGGCGTGCATCAGCAGCGGGCGGCAATCCAGCTCGGAGCGGAACGGGGCATAAGCGAGCAGTGAGCGTACTTTCTCCGCTGTAATCCAGCTCCAGGCATGACTACACACCAGAGCAGACAATCTTTCTCTCTGCTCCGGCAGCAGCCCGTCCCTCGAAGCAGCTGTCTCGGCCCGCAATTCGCGCTTCCGGAGA encodes:
- a CDS encoding 5-formyltetrahydrofolate cyclo-ligase gives rise to the protein MQDSSKRLALRKRELRAETAASRDGLLPEQRERLSALVCSHAWSWITAEKVRSLLAYAPFRSELDCRPLLMHAWAENCEVLLPRVNREAGTLGIHPVRSWDELVPGAYGIPEPAAGGAVPAADSGLPEAVFVPGLAFDRRGGRLGYGQGYYDRLRAAGTAGAQETVRPLWIGLAYNLQVVPEVPLEEHDALIDMLITENGIWNCREEKMLWS